A DNA window from Pontimonas salivibrio contains the following coding sequences:
- a CDS encoding sulfotransferase family 2 domain-containing protein — protein sequence MLLSHSHRFVFIKPPKTAGSSVESALRLFCVANSEPEGVSAHIWPETISGAGIVTESGNTVPVTGLKPHMSIYQARTLIGAPIFDDYLKISIVREPFSRAISLFWWHLRQNQPDSYHALAKAPATEVREAFQGFLLGNRPFVKWARLERFTNPRALGPKRFIIRFEHLHEDFNSLIRELGGNPNDMTLPAYKTRVNPRRIADADHYSLISRQLIRNLWRKDFSQHGYPRVPKR from the coding sequence TTGCTCCTGAGCCACAGCCACCGCTTCGTGTTCATCAAACCACCCAAGACGGCGGGAAGCTCAGTCGAGTCAGCACTTCGCCTCTTTTGCGTTGCCAATTCTGAGCCTGAAGGTGTGTCTGCGCACATATGGCCGGAAACCATCTCGGGCGCAGGAATCGTGACCGAGTCGGGCAATACGGTTCCCGTCACTGGTCTAAAACCCCACATGTCGATTTATCAAGCACGAACGCTAATTGGCGCTCCCATTTTCGATGACTACCTCAAAATTTCTATCGTGCGAGAGCCTTTTTCGCGAGCAATCTCGCTGTTTTGGTGGCACCTTCGACAGAACCAACCCGACTCCTACCATGCTTTGGCGAAAGCACCTGCCACCGAAGTCAGAGAAGCTTTCCAGGGCTTTTTGCTGGGAAATCGCCCGTTTGTGAAATGGGCCAGGCTTGAGCGGTTCACCAACCCGCGAGCACTAGGACCAAAACGTTTCATCATTCGTTTTGAACATCTCCACGAGGACTTCAACTCACTAATCCGTGAGCTTGGGGGGAACCCGAACGACATGACCCTGCCGGCCTACAAGACCCGCGTCAATCCCCGAAGAATCGCTGACGCTGACCACTACTCACTGATATCCCGACAACTGATCCGCAACCTTTGGCGTAAAGATTTCTCCCAACACGGCTACCCACGCGTCCCAAAAAGGTAG
- a CDS encoding sigma factor-like helix-turn-helix DNA-binding protein, translating into MNKARLIITAIHVENLTQQEAAKRYGVSQSWVSKLITWFNLEGKAGLGDSTRTKTNRSSCCAETSPPSPRLGRS; encoded by the coding sequence ATGAACAAAGCCCGGCTCATCATCACTGCGATCCACGTCGAGAACCTCACACAACAAGAAGCAGCCAAGAGATACGGGGTCTCTCAAAGCTGGGTTTCCAAGCTCATCACATGGTTCAACCTCGAAGGCAAAGCTGGCCTCGGGGACTCTACGAGAACAAAAACCAACCGATCCTCCTGCTGCGCCGAAACGTCACCACCAAGTCCACGACTCGGGCGCTCATAG
- the radA gene encoding DNA repair protein RadA: MPKTAAAYKCDECGWTTLKWVGRCGECQSWGTVVEAGTKANRPRVEAAIVGEDNRAKPITEHSAEHTRHEPTGIGEFDRVLGGGIVPGAAILLSGEPGVGKSTLLLDVAARVAATGRNALYVSAEESVGQVRLRAQRTGALLDSLYLASTTDLATVLGQVEQLRPSLLIVDSVQTIQADNVDSLPGGPAQVREVASSLIRLAKSENIPVILVGHVTKDGQVAGPRTLEHLVDVVCHFEGDRQTALRFVRALKNRFGPTDEVGCFEMSGDGIQEVPDPSALFRSGSGQEASGTCTTIALEGRRALPVEIQALVVPTTAPQPRRVVNGVDSSRVAMVLAVLERRAGLKLSQADVYISTVGGIRLTEPAADLAIALAVASAIKDVALPSTLAAVGEISLSGEIRAVTSGDQRQSEGKRLGFNTTLDRRSGSIRQAITEAFGTTQGKKAPF, translated from the coding sequence ATGCCCAAAACCGCTGCCGCCTACAAATGCGATGAGTGCGGGTGGACAACCCTTAAGTGGGTCGGTCGCTGCGGTGAATGCCAATCGTGGGGCACTGTGGTGGAGGCGGGCACCAAAGCCAACCGACCCCGAGTCGAGGCCGCGATTGTCGGCGAAGACAACCGCGCGAAGCCCATCACTGAGCACAGTGCCGAGCACACCCGCCACGAACCCACCGGAATAGGCGAATTTGATCGTGTGCTGGGGGGCGGAATTGTCCCCGGTGCGGCCATTTTGCTTTCCGGTGAACCCGGTGTGGGGAAATCGACTCTTCTTCTCGACGTTGCCGCCCGGGTCGCTGCCACCGGGCGCAATGCACTTTATGTGAGCGCGGAAGAATCTGTGGGGCAGGTGCGCCTTCGCGCACAGCGCACAGGCGCACTACTTGATTCGCTCTATTTAGCGAGCACCACCGATCTGGCGACCGTGCTCGGACAGGTCGAACAACTGCGGCCGTCGCTCCTGATTGTTGACTCGGTGCAAACGATTCAGGCTGACAACGTCGACTCACTTCCCGGCGGGCCTGCCCAAGTGCGAGAAGTGGCCTCTTCCCTGATTCGCCTCGCAAAATCCGAGAACATCCCGGTCATTCTTGTCGGCCACGTGACCAAAGATGGCCAAGTCGCTGGACCCCGGACACTGGAACACCTAGTCGATGTGGTCTGTCATTTTGAAGGGGACCGTCAAACGGCGCTCCGATTTGTCCGCGCATTGAAAAACCGGTTCGGTCCCACCGACGAAGTCGGATGTTTTGAAATGTCCGGTGACGGTATTCAAGAAGTACCAGACCCCAGTGCCCTGTTTCGATCAGGCAGCGGCCAAGAAGCCAGTGGGACCTGCACCACGATTGCCCTAGAGGGCAGGAGAGCACTTCCGGTGGAGATTCAAGCCCTTGTGGTGCCGACTACCGCACCGCAGCCTAGGCGGGTAGTAAACGGTGTCGACTCATCCCGGGTTGCCATGGTGCTTGCGGTCTTGGAGCGCCGAGCAGGCCTCAAGCTTTCCCAAGCAGATGTCTATATTTCTACTGTCGGCGGGATTCGACTCACCGAGCCCGCAGCCGACCTTGCCATTGCCCTGGCGGTCGCCAGCGCAATTAAAGACGTTGCACTGCCATCAACTCTTGCCGCGGTGGGGGAGATCTCGTTATCCGGCGAGATTCGCGCTGTCACATCCGGCGATCAGCGCCAGAGCGAAGGCAAGCGCTTAGGCTTCAACACAACTTTGGATAGACGAAGTGGTTCCATCCGGCAGGCCATCACAGAAGCGTTTGGAACGACACAAGGCAAGAAAGCCCCCTTCTAG
- a CDS encoding putative nucleotide-diphospho-sugar transferase → MSAVKTPLPGPGRGFFRGVDRVVARAVSSARLPYVVFANWAYREVLLNWLVASARVELTNIVIVAYDRRLARFLKGHGFECVFLPMKPGKSNLWWRLFVFQALCESGVDFVHCDADAILLKNPAKALSDFPSADLVASQGTVQPKNVVELTGFVVCMGFFLLRSNERTRAFMRRAVERAPHDGTDQSAVNNTLLEWVSGWVGPIDTSTRISHLGRSFDVFPDVLVSRPEEKLDAAVLPHHLFQRYFLGLQHDPVLVHPLANQKGKTKMEKLSRLGLVFLRQDWENLRFTRDSLGVLDRDSAVPVDD, encoded by the coding sequence GTGTCCGCGGTTAAAACTCCTCTGCCCGGCCCCGGGAGGGGTTTCTTTCGCGGGGTGGACCGCGTGGTTGCTCGGGCTGTAAGTTCAGCCCGGTTGCCTTATGTGGTTTTTGCTAACTGGGCGTACCGTGAGGTTCTCCTGAACTGGTTGGTGGCTTCTGCCCGGGTTGAGCTGACAAATATTGTGATTGTGGCCTATGACAGGCGTCTCGCAAGGTTTCTTAAGGGGCACGGTTTTGAATGTGTGTTTCTGCCGATGAAACCTGGCAAGTCAAATTTGTGGTGGCGGCTGTTTGTCTTTCAGGCTCTTTGTGAGTCTGGCGTTGATTTTGTGCACTGCGATGCGGATGCAATTCTGCTCAAGAATCCCGCTAAGGCCCTAAGCGATTTTCCGTCAGCAGATTTGGTTGCAAGTCAGGGAACGGTGCAACCGAAGAACGTAGTTGAATTGACGGGTTTTGTTGTCTGTATGGGGTTTTTTCTGCTGCGCAGCAACGAACGGACTAGGGCTTTCATGAGGAGAGCGGTTGAGCGGGCGCCTCATGATGGGACGGACCAGTCTGCAGTCAACAACACCCTTCTGGAATGGGTATCGGGTTGGGTGGGACCTATCGATACTTCTACACGCATCTCGCACCTGGGTAGAAGCTTTGACGTGTTTCCCGATGTGTTGGTTTCGAGGCCTGAGGAGAAATTAGATGCGGCGGTGCTTCCCCACCACCTCTTTCAGCGCTACTTCTTGGGCCTTCAGCATGATCCCGTGTTGGTGCACCCTCTGGCAAACCAGAAGGGTAAAACCAAGATGGAAAAGTTATCCCGGTTGGGATTGGTCTTTTTGAGGCAGGACTGGGAGAACCTGCGTTTCACACGAGACTCTCTCGGCGTCCTTGATCGGGATTCGGCCGTTCCCGTAGACGACTAG
- a CDS encoding sulfotransferase family 2 domain-containing protein encodes MIISYRHRLLFLKTPKTASSSIEAWLAEEIFGGSESFFRESEEHEPFADERGIATRMGNGKAGDSEIKPHISLTDTRTLLGKQSFRALTTVTTVRNPFDQIVSLFWWRTARLHPELYSDLLGAPLKEVAKAFQEFVGKVPRNPWFRQRNWLVSEDREDEAQRVMRFEKLEEGFEAVRHDFCGATQTAGLPAFKSTLRRVDIEYRSLFNLSTRYSVGKMMDWECQRFSYKF; translated from the coding sequence ATGATCATCAGCTACCGCCACCGGTTGCTCTTTCTGAAGACGCCAAAAACCGCCAGTTCGTCTATCGAGGCTTGGCTGGCAGAGGAGATCTTTGGCGGGAGCGAAAGCTTCTTCCGTGAAAGCGAAGAGCACGAGCCGTTTGCGGATGAAAGGGGCATTGCGACGCGGATGGGCAACGGAAAAGCCGGAGACTCTGAAATCAAGCCACACATCAGCCTCACTGACACTCGAACGTTATTGGGCAAGCAAAGTTTTCGCGCGTTGACCACGGTCACAACGGTCCGTAACCCTTTTGATCAGATTGTTTCCCTGTTTTGGTGGCGAACCGCTCGATTGCACCCCGAACTTTATTCCGACCTGCTGGGGGCTCCTCTCAAAGAGGTAGCGAAAGCGTTCCAGGAATTTGTTGGGAAGGTTCCACGAAATCCTTGGTTTCGTCAACGAAACTGGTTGGTATCCGAAGATCGTGAGGATGAGGCCCAGCGAGTGATGAGGTTTGAGAAACTCGAAGAAGGCTTCGAAGCCGTGCGACACGATTTCTGTGGGGCGACTCAGACGGCTGGCCTACCAGCGTTCAAAAGCACATTACGAAGAGTCGATATTGAGTACCGGTCACTGTTCAATCTTTCGACTAGATATTCAGTCGGCAAGATGATGGATTGGGAATGCCAACGTTTCTCGTATAAATTCTGA